The following proteins are co-located in the Macadamia integrifolia cultivar HAES 741 chromosome 3, SCU_Mint_v3, whole genome shotgun sequence genome:
- the LOC122072695 gene encoding glutathione S-transferase U17-like, with translation MPESDVKVIGLWPSPFVMRARIALNLKSVDYEFLEEKFGTKSELLLKSNPIHKKIPVLIHENRPICESLVIVQYIDEVWTSGPSILPVNPYDRAIARFWAAYLDDKWYPLLSGLGKGLDKEAEAAIVDQVVQGLLPLEEAFESCSKGKSFFGGDHIGYLDIALGCFLGWVAAKEKMCGLKMLDREKTPLLAAWAERFRSNAAVKGLIPEPDRMIEFAKMVVAKMKAAAAAAAAAPPS, from the exons ATGCCAGAGAGCGATGTAAAGGTGATAGGTCTGTGGCCAAGCCCATTTGTGATGAGGGCTAGGATTGCCCTCAATCTCAAATCAGTGGACTATGAGTTTCTGGAAGAGAAGTTTGGAACCAAGAGTGAACTCCTCCTCAAATCCAACCCGATCCACAAAAAGATCCCGGTTCTTATCCATGAAAACCGGCCCATCTGCGAGTCTCTGGTCATTGTTCAATACATTGATGAGGTCTGGACTTCCGGCCCATCCATCCTTCCTGTCAACCCTTATGATCGCGCCATTGCACGTTTTTGGGCAGCCTACTTGGATGATAAG TGGTACCCATTGTTGTCTGGGCTTGGGAAAGGACTGGACAAGGAGGCGGAAGCAGCAATAGTTGATCAAGTGGTCCAAGGTTTGCTGCCGTTAGAGGAGGCTTTTGAGAGCTGTAGCAAGGGGAAGAGCTTCTTCGGTGGGGACCACATCGGCTACCTTGACATTGCATTAGGATGTTTCTTAGGATGGGTTGCTGCCAAGGAGAAAATGTGTGGCTTGAAAATGCTTGATAGAGAAAAGACACCTCTGTTGGCAGCATGGGCAGAGCGCTTCAGATCAAATGCCGCAGTCAAGGGTTTGATACCGGAGCCGGACAGGATGATTGAGTTTGCCAAGATGGTTGTCGCCAAGATGAAGGCCGCCGCTGCAGCCGCCGCCGCAGCTCCACCTAGCTAA